One Candidatus Acidulodesulfobacterium ferriphilum genomic window carries:
- a CDS encoding DEAD/DEAH box helicase — protein sequence MFKNKKNYDSKFKTKAVFEVNKEENIKIPLSNNEITFTGLNLAQPLNRAIADAGYTTPTPVQAQAIPLVLAGGDLLAGAQTGTGKTAAFMLPILHRLAEKSAANSRSGRPRCLVLAPTRELAAQIEESAQTYGKYLPLKSVAVFGGVNIYPQIKALRGHVDILVATPGRLLDHVGQKTLDLSGIEILVLDEADRMLDMGFIRDIKKIIALLPKQHQSLLFSATLSDEIKALAGGLLHNPTFIEAARSNTLSELVEHSVHLVPQRLKSHLLSHLIKHHNWKQVLVFTRTKHGANRLTEKLVADGIPSAAIHSNKSQPARTKALAQFKDGSLLALVATDIAARGLDIDQLPHVVNFELPNAPKDYVHRIGRTGRAGSSGVAISLVDKEEFRYLKDIERLIKRGIPKVAFDSFVPPANLPAEAPRPQHSQRGQKRTNVPRTAGAGNRNRPPREDQGQKQLNPQQRERQARGGNGKHRAEPGQSQKPFAGQRRSSGAAHVHQARSKFPLLPPKSGRQGL from the coding sequence ATGTTTAAAAACAAAAAAAATTACGATTCAAAATTTAAAACAAAAGCAGTATTTGAAGTAAACAAAGAGGAAAATATCAAAATACCTTTGTCTAATAATGAAATTACTTTCACCGGCTTAAATCTGGCGCAACCTTTAAATCGCGCCATTGCCGACGCGGGTTACACCACCCCAACCCCAGTTCAAGCGCAAGCGATTCCGCTGGTATTGGCCGGAGGCGATTTGCTGGCGGGCGCACAGACGGGCACAGGCAAGACTGCCGCCTTCATGCTTCCGATATTGCATCGCCTCGCCGAAAAATCAGCCGCGAATTCTCGTTCCGGTCGTCCGCGATGCTTAGTTCTTGCCCCGACGCGTGAACTTGCCGCCCAGATAGAAGAATCGGCGCAAACCTATGGCAAATATCTTCCGCTGAAATCCGTTGCAGTGTTCGGCGGCGTGAACATTTATCCCCAGATTAAGGCATTGCGCGGGCATGTGGATATACTCGTTGCTACGCCGGGGAGATTGCTCGACCATGTTGGGCAAAAAACGCTGGATCTGTCAGGCATTGAAATTCTGGTGCTGGACGAAGCTGATCGCATGCTTGATATGGGCTTCATCCGCGACATCAAAAAAATCATAGCGCTGCTGCCCAAACAACATCAGAGCTTATTATTCTCGGCAACCTTATCCGATGAAATAAAGGCCCTTGCAGGTGGTCTGCTGCACAACCCGACATTCATCGAAGCGGCACGCAGCAACACCCTGTCGGAACTGGTGGAGCATAGCGTTCATCTGGTGCCGCAACGCCTTAAGAGCCACCTGCTCTCGCATCTAATCAAGCATCATAACTGGAAGCAGGTGTTAGTGTTCACCCGCACCAAACATGGCGCTAATCGATTAACTGAAAAGCTGGTTGCTGACGGCATTCCATCCGCCGCCATACACAGCAACAAGAGCCAACCCGCACGCACCAAGGCATTGGCACAATTCAAGGACGGCTCATTGTTAGCGCTGGTTGCGACGGATATAGCAGCGCGCGGATTGGACATCGATCAACTCCCCCATGTTGTAAATTTTGAATTGCCGAATGCGCCGAAAGATTATGTGCATCGCATCGGGCGTACCGGGCGTGCGGGTAGCAGCGGTGTGGCAATTTCATTAGTGGACAAGGAAGAATTCCGTTATCTCAAAGACATTGAGCGATTGATTAAACGTGGAATTCCGAAAGTAGCATTTGACAGCTTTGTGCCGCCGGCTAATCTTCCCGCCGAGGCCCCGCGCCCGCAGCATTCACAGCGCGGACAAAAAAGAACTAATGTGCCGCGTACCGCAGGTGCAGGCAACCGTAATCGGCCGCCCCGCGAAGACCAAGGGCAAAAACAGCTCAATCCGCAACAGCGTGAGAGGCAAGCGCGTGGCGGCAACGGCAAACATCGGGCAGAGCCGGGTCAGTCGCAAAAGCCGTTCGCAGGGCAGCGGCGTTCGTCCGGAGCGGCACACGTTCATCAAGCACGGTCGAAATTTCCTTTGCTTCCGCCCAAATCTGGACGGCAGGGCTTGTGA